The Chryseobacterium geocarposphaerae genome window below encodes:
- a CDS encoding DUF695 domain-containing protein, translating into MKFLRRMFPSKYENIVTHKDFWDWFMAHQKKLWKTIHNGEKIEEVFFDTMMSKLNQIKDGVYFHTGMYDSQTAELILTADTNIKNIVFVEDLIKSAPDINNWRFTALKPEVDVSKFQIKIENHTFTTENLFFYATQDDNYPDEIDLTIVYDKFSEAEKNIIINGVYIYLNNLLGELSSATMIDHLQIKGNDQENEELIPIAKLKDYLVWRESEFEQKYQHKRYSAQKDSWGSFEAALSNGKPYFAIANTTVLEWNHKASHPWVLKIEIRYEGKDNNGLPNPEDMHAMNAFEEELNDVLIDTEGYLNIGRETADNLREIFFACREFRDSSRITHEMITKYSDQLNIEYHIYKDKYWQTFDRFKYS; encoded by the coding sequence ATGAAGTTTTTACGTAGAATGTTCCCTTCTAAGTACGAAAATATTGTTACCCACAAAGATTTTTGGGATTGGTTTATGGCCCACCAGAAAAAACTCTGGAAAACAATACATAACGGAGAAAAGATAGAAGAAGTCTTTTTTGATACAATGATGTCGAAGCTGAATCAGATCAAAGACGGAGTTTATTTTCATACAGGAATGTATGATAGCCAGACTGCAGAACTGATTTTAACTGCTGATACAAATATTAAGAATATTGTCTTTGTAGAAGATCTTATAAAATCAGCTCCTGATATTAATAATTGGAGATTTACAGCACTAAAACCTGAAGTTGATGTTTCCAAATTCCAGATAAAAATAGAAAATCACACCTTTACTACAGAGAATCTGTTTTTTTATGCGACTCAGGATGATAATTATCCCGACGAAATAGATCTTACAATAGTATACGATAAATTCAGCGAAGCAGAAAAAAATATAATTATAAACGGAGTATATATCTACCTGAATAATCTTTTGGGCGAATTATCTTCCGCAACCATGATTGATCATTTACAGATAAAAGGAAATGATCAGGAAAATGAAGAACTTATTCCTATTGCCAAGCTGAAAGACTATCTTGTATGGAGAGAAAGCGAATTCGAACAAAAATACCAACATAAAAGGTATTCTGCCCAAAAAGACAGTTGGGGAAGTTTCGAAGCGGCTCTCAGTAATGGAAAACCTTATTTTGCGATTGCCAATACCACTGTTCTGGAATGGAATCATAAAGCCTCACACCCCTGGGTTTTAAAGATCGAAATCCGTTATGAAGGAAAAGACAATAACGGGTTGCCAAATCCAGAAGATATGCATGCAATGAATGCTTTTGAAGAAGAGCTGAATGATGTTCTTATCGATACTGAAGGCTATTTAAATATAGGCAGAGAAACTGCAGATAATCTCAGAGAAATTTTCTTTGCGTGCAGAGAATTTAGAGATTCATCCAGGATTACCCACGAAATGATAACCAAATATTCAGATCAATTAAACATTGAATATCACATTTATAAAGATAAATACTGGCAGACTTTCGACAGGTTTAAATATAGCTAA
- the frr gene encoding ribosome recycling factor yields the protein MEELDLILESVKQDMDAAVKHLDHAFQRIRAGRASTTMVQDVMVEYYGAMTPINQVANVSIPDAMTISIQPWDAKAINDIEKAIINSNLGFAPSNNGINIILNVPPLTEERRRDLAKQAKSEAEQTKIVIRNARQDGLKELKKLDGVSEDVVKGVEAEIQVLTDKYVKLCDEHLKVKEADIMKV from the coding sequence ATGGAAGAATTAGATCTTATATTAGAATCTGTAAAACAGGACATGGATGCAGCAGTAAAGCATTTGGATCATGCATTTCAAAGAATTAGAGCAGGGCGTGCTTCTACAACTATGGTTCAGGATGTGATGGTAGAATATTACGGAGCAATGACTCCTATCAACCAGGTTGCAAACGTTTCTATTCCGGATGCGATGACAATTTCTATTCAACCTTGGGATGCAAAGGCAATTAATGATATTGAAAAAGCTATCATCAATTCAAATTTAGGTTTTGCACCTTCCAATAACGGAATCAATATTATCCTTAATGTACCGCCTTTAACGGAGGAAAGAAGAAGAGATTTGGCAAAACAGGCTAAAAGTGAAGCTGAACAGACTAAAATTGTGATAAGAAATGCAAGACAAGACGGTTTAAAGGAACTTAAAAAGCTTGATGGTGTTTCTGAAGATGTTGTAAAAGGAGTGGAAGCAGAAATTCAGGTGCTTACCGACAAATATGTTAAACTTTGTGATGAACATTTGAAAGTAAAAGAAGCAGACATCATGAAAGTATAA
- a CDS encoding NUDIX hydrolase encodes MDSKQQFLDKSSEAKEIFLPHLSTDPVIFGFDNNELKVLLLKMNYRKQWMLPGGYIRKDEDLDEGIVRLLKERAGVTVSYLEEFGVFGKKNRSEFYFEDFDETLFQKQRFITIGFYALYNATELHPVADEMSETCEWIYLSELPGIELAMDHREIIEKALLTLREKISIKPIGYNLLPEKFTLPELQKLYEAILGKELNRGNFYRKIKNLGILRKLDEQRRGGAYKSPDLYSFDEENYKKALENGLNSW; translated from the coding sequence ATGGACTCTAAACAACAATTTTTAGATAAGTCTTCAGAAGCAAAAGAAATATTCCTGCCCCATTTATCGACAGATCCCGTGATCTTCGGGTTCGATAATAATGAACTGAAAGTTCTGCTTCTTAAAATGAACTACAGAAAGCAGTGGATGCTTCCCGGAGGTTATATTCGTAAAGATGAAGATTTGGATGAAGGAATTGTAAGACTTTTGAAAGAAAGAGCCGGGGTAACGGTATCTTATCTTGAAGAATTTGGAGTTTTTGGAAAAAAAAACCGAAGCGAATTTTATTTTGAAGATTTTGATGAAACATTGTTTCAAAAACAGAGATTCATTACCATTGGTTTTTATGCGCTTTATAATGCTACTGAGCTTCATCCTGTAGCTGATGAAATGAGTGAAACCTGTGAATGGATCTACTTAAGTGAGCTTCCTGGGATAGAATTGGCAATGGACCACCGTGAAATTATTGAAAAGGCTTTACTTACTTTAAGGGAAAAAATCTCTATTAAGCCTATCGGATATAATCTTCTACCCGAAAAATTTACTTTGCCTGAACTGCAAAAATTATATGAAGCTATCTTAGGAAAAGAACTGAACAGGGGAAATTTCTACCGAAAAATTAAAAATCTCGGCATCCTGAGAAAACTGGATGAGCAGCGTCGTGGAGGAGCTTATAAATCTCCGGATTTGTATAGTTTTGATGAAGAAAATTATAAAAAAGCCTTAGAAAACGGACTTAATAGCTGGTAA